TATGTAGACAGTTTTTAGGCTGTATGTTTCGAGGTTTGCCAGGTATATCTTGCATTAACACATGATTGAAAATTTTCGGGTCTGGTTTGGTATAACCAACATCAAAtgaggtataaataaaatctaatttgtaATCAATTTTAACGTTGCGTAAAATCTCAACAAGTCGTGGATCAAAATTAGAAATCACACCCAGAAATGCTCCATAATTTCTTAAGTAGTTAAGCACCTCATGACTACCATCTGTTAAATACCAgcattttgttgttttgtaatCATTTATAAGTTGATTTGCCAGACCGTCAACATTGGCATTACTTGGCAGTTGTCCGTCAAATGTCTTCTTTACTACTTGTCTCCACCAATCTTCCCAGTTCATATGGTTTTTACCAAAATTGGGATACTTGTTCCACATAACTTTGTAGTTATCCAGTAATCGTAATTTAAGATCTTCATCAGATCCTTCAAATCCATAGTCTCGACCCAAAATGGTGTAATATTCCCAAGGCTGTACTTTAAACTTAAGAAGTGTATTAGTAGCATCAAAAGTAACTAGGCGGATACATCTcaaagacatttttattgaataaaagttaaaagcttattagtaaatatgttCCGCTGATGATACTATAATAagctaatattaatattgattttataacattgcTTATTTGTGAAGCatagaaagaaatatattaagaCCTTACAATTACCATTCAcgtaaaactgtttaaaatcTCCTTGAACACCCAATTTATGACTTCTGTTATATTTCGTCttttgtagatttttaattttactttatagagTGATCAATATTTTACACTAACACGTCACTGATTGGGACATTTTGGCCGTTATAGtgtttttacctttaaatCTCAAGTTTTATTCACTGGAGGAcggcattaaataaaatgataattgaaatcattgaaattttcaaatattatccAATTTAAATGTCGGAACGAAACGAAATACAAGCAAAAGATGTAACAGGCAACAGGCACAGGCGAGCAACACCAACCAAAGAGTATATTGTATCGATTGACAGTGAGATTATAagcctaaaaaaaaaaacgatgacAACACTTTGATTGgcgtgattttttattattttattatttgttgtttGTATGAACATCAACAAACAATTTGAGACAGTACGATAAaccatataatattttattcttattctCCACAACGCaagtaactaaaattaaaaacacgaagtaaattatttttctctaaGACCAGTCAATCAGGTGATCTTGATATGGGCGATTGTGATCTTCAAACTAAATGAAGCAATATATATCTTGTTCTTGTTCGCTAAAATCTTCGCTAGTACAATTGTAACTGaaaagctattttatttatatactcttTGACTACTTTACATACGTGTCAAATGTCAATACCCAATTACAATTACTCAACTCAATACAATatctaacatttataaaacattgtattttaacattttttgcaACTAAAATAGCAATAGCAAATAGCAATTCATATAATCTGTGAATCTAATGCAAACCTAACCAATAACCAAGTCCCAAGCCCAAGTTATAATCGTATCGTTGATTGGACTATTGTTGTGGGCAGTTGATCTAGAAATTACCACTAATttgtctttgaaaataatatctcATTATAATCGTAAAACATGGCGTATGTAACTGGAGGTAAATATGTcccaaattgttttatatttgtaattttttatttattttgtttgaagcGAGTCAATCACAAAGTCAGTGTGAGCATTGatgttaaatgaaatgttcAAATATGCATTATGTTTTGCAAAGCCATTTCCACATGTGTGTTTGCTATAGaaataacaacattatttatttattcatttgatTCACAATGATAGAATGCATATTTTTAAGTGATGAggaagtttttttgttttttcagaTGGAACTGTTGTTGATAAAACACCATTCAGTGTTTTTGGATGGTTTTGGGGCCTTATTAATTTCTTCTATCTTCTGTAAGcactgtttttgttttaaaccaaatcacataaattgttacttgattctgtatttttaatttttactataaaaaatacaaatatgaaaaaattatgttttcaaaatatatcttGTTCAGATTTCAGACTCTGATCAATCCAAACTACAGTAAGTATGGGAACAAGTATGTGACAGACTACAGGCCCCCGGGCAGTGGGTGAGTGGCAcacatcaaaatatattat
This DNA window, taken from Papilio machaon chromosome Z, ilPapMach1.1, whole genome shotgun sequence, encodes the following:
- the LOC106715897 gene encoding rhythmically expressed gene 2 protein encodes the protein MSLRCIRLVTFDATNTLLKFKVQPWEYYTILGRDYGFEGSDEDLKLRLLDNYKVMWNKYPNFGKNHMNWEDWWRQVVKKTFDGQLPSNANVDGLANQLINDYKTTKCWYLTDGSHEVLNYLRNYGAFLGVISNFDPRLVEILRNVKIDYKLDFIYTSFDVGYTKPDPKIFNHVLMQDIPGKPRNIQPKNCLHIGDDLEKDYKAAKAAGWNALLISNNKNYQECIPKEHIFQNLIDLRMAISKNKLNVF
- the LOC106715900 gene encoding selenoprotein K, which produces MAYVTGDGTVVDKTPFSVFGWFWGLINFFYLLFQTLINPNYSKYGNKYVTDYRPPGSGPPKPPSRKFGGFGPSGSGPAPPPMGGCGCG